Part of the Polyodon spathula isolate WHYD16114869_AA chromosome 30, ASM1765450v1, whole genome shotgun sequence genome, AGATAACATTAGAAATGCAGAAAAACAATCAACATGACTTTTGCTCGTAAGGTAGACCGCATTACTTCTAGTTGCATGTGTCCATGCAAAATGTATTCATGCTGGGGCACGTGTTTCTGAAGATACAGGATGGTATGGACTGCTTAGTTGTACCTACTAGCTCTAAAGTCAGGGGCTTCAACTAAATGGTACATTGTTTCCTACTTGTTTTATAATAAGTATaaaagtaaatagctttgagattCTAGCCCTTGATCTTTAAGAACCCAAACTGGTGCAGTTCCAGCATCCTCGAGAACTTGTACAGTCTGCTTCTGCCCAACTTTACAATGGGTGGATTGAAGCTAACAGACATCAAGTAACCTGCCCGAACAAACAAGGTAATCAGGAAAGGGTTGAGTTTCAAAAGCGCAGGATGACAACTAGCACCCAGTTTgaacagtctcacacacacaaattagCTGGCACTGCTGACTCTGCAGCCCGTCCCTGGGCCGAGAGTACAGCGAATGTACCCCGCACCCCCCAGAACACACCTGCTTTTTCCTTCTGTTTCTCCCTGAGTTTCAGCTGCTCCTGGTGAATCTGCTTCCCGCTCATGAGTCTGTATACTGGCGGATCTGCATTCTCCCTCAGGGGCACCAGCTTCAGCCCACGCTCGTCCAGCATTCGGAGGACGCCTGCTCTGTGCATGCTGCCCAAGTTCTCTCCATCTTCGTTTATCACCTGTATTATACGGTGGTGGATTTTCCTCCCCACACTTCCTATTGTCTTTCTGGCTCTGGGGTCCTGCTTCTTCTTTTTACCCTCTGGTCccccctcatcatcatcatcctctgTGGTGAGCGGGCGCGTACCTGTACGCACAACCCAAGATCCTTCATTCGGGCAAGGTAAAACAAGCCTCAGCTTGTTAACAGCTGCCTTCCTGTAAGTGTGAATCGACAATGTGCTGAGGGGCCTGGGGACACAGAAAAAGCCTGGGAGCCTGGATTCATTTCTCAGCCCTTGGCATACCACTCTCCTCAAGCAGCCAGCAGCCATCCTGAAAGCGgtagaaaacacacagcactcacaaCAACTTCCCACGCCAGTCagcgatatctttttttttttttttttaatcaaacagcggGAACGCAGAGTCACTATGTGGACtgaaacctggtttcaggagGCTAGGCTTCAAGCTACCTGCTACAGAGATGCAATACGATATTACTATTGCAGAGCAGGTTCACCCCTTCAGggtttactacgagcttgattagccactgtgcataggtaacaagcgcaggcgtgtctcattaaactcatagGAAAATACGACTACTATAGGGTTAGTGTTGTTAAACTTTGTCTTACATTTAGCAAACATTAACTACGGGTGCATGCACATTTCACATGACTGATTCCAGTGACTGATTTACATCTTGTAAAACAAATACCTGCACTATAAAATGAAGCTTTTCAAATACGTTTTTGGTCAGTCAgcagaggaaaaataaaaataaccacacTACCTTATACGTGAGGCCTTACAGCCTGGGATTAAAGTTATGTAAGCTACCCGAGTCGCTCtactgttgtgtatttttaatcGTGTCGGCttgtatattttacataattaaaaataaaatcttgtggCTCAGTTGTTTGAACTTGCTCAAGTAAATAACACTCACCTTAGCAATTTGAAATCGAGTAGGTAAACGCAGCACGTCTGTCTGTATGCAGCAGACCAGTACGCGAGACAGCGGTTCCTGTGCACCAGGCTCGGGTACTGCAATTTATAACATTGACTTTTGTTCAGATTTTATATCTAGCGATTCCATTTAAAAACAATCGCTGGATTGCGTTTATTGTGAATCTGAAAAGCAGTCTCCGCCACGCTAAGGTTGTTCTGAACGTTGCTAGGGGGCGAATCtctgtgggttttttgtttgtttgtttgttttttttaagcacgTCGCACAATGATGATTACACAACCCCCTGATAACAGTACGAGCGGTGCAAGGACTCTGCCATCGTCGTGTTAGAGGgctgtacagggttacaatgcaattttcatatttaaacacagtgtagtttacagtaagtgtaagTAACACAACTAAAATACAATGTGAACTAGCACCATAATTCGAGCACAAGTTAGCTAGACAGGATACAATGAACAGTACTGCAATAGATGCCCGATATGAACTGGTTATCAATACTGTATAGTACTATGATATCAGTGTTTCCTATTGGATGAACAGAGGATTTCTAACGAGAGTTTAAACTTGTACCAGCCCCTCTTCCTATCGGAGGTCCTGTACCTCAGAGGTGGTAACTCCAGGATGAATGATGGGTGAATGAGTTTTTGCTTGTTAAGTTGGAGAcaactgtatatttatatgtaacCTTTAATAGAGTAGGTGTCAGTACCAGTTTGTAGTAGGTCATGTCTGATATGTTATTGTAACACATGACAATGTTTAATCAAATTTGGCCAAGCACTTCAGAAGATATTACCCAGTGttggaaatatgactcctattgcatagcggtttcacccattccaggttttactatgagcttgattagccacagtgcaccTATATAAGTAACAAActaaggtgtgtcttattaactCATTgtgaaagcaggaatggatcaaagtgctatgcaatgggagtcttattcctaTCTCTGTTACCTTGGGGCAGTGCAATCAGATGAGTGGTTCTTGAGATACAGGTGGGATGTAAGTATGGGTGGGGCACCACGATGAGGATGCCACATGGATGAAAATTGGGGCAAGCAGAATATTGGGGTCTACTGTGTCTGGGTCGCCTAACACTCTGCCCTGTCTCTGTCATGAATCTAGAAGAGGTCCCAGGTGGAGTGGGGAGGCATAGGAAGTCCACACAGACTTCATAAACAACAAGCTCATGTGAACCAGCacagagagaagggagaggagagaccAAGGTAAC contains:
- the mtif3 gene encoding translation initiation factor IF-3, mitochondrial, with amino-acid sequence MAAGCLRRVVCQGLRNESRLPGFFCVPRPLSTLSIHTYRKAAVNKLRLVLPCPNEGSWVVRTGTRPLTTEDDDDEGGPEGKKKKQDPRARKTIGSVGRKIHHRIIQVINEDGENLGSMHRAGVLRMLDERGLKLVPLRENADPPVYRLMSGKQIHQEQLKLREKQKEKAGPTQVKELTFSSDIAKHDLETKVKQIQQWIEKRHHVRLTVRKGSASVEKMEGVLEEIVQSMPDLATFVTKPKAIKDGRAAMGILRHLSEKELNEYKKQLKQKEQESKGPRQEARDVVNPENTQTKVLHQ